The following proteins are co-located in the Escherichia fergusonii ATCC 35469 genome:
- a CDS encoding CatB-related O-acetyltransferase — protein MGLLSRIKSHLKKRKLNKSHLNIYVDVFSYIDESSTLDGCNRITGKSSIYDSHIGKYSYVAGASIGNATVGKFCSIAKGAKIGGLGAHPTTFISSHPIFYSTKKQCGVTFTSKDYFLENADTILGNDVWVGTNAIIMDGVTIGDGAIIGAGAIVTKDVPPYAIVVGVPAIIKRYRFPTEQIEILKKIKWWDWPEQDLKKNSFLFREDFNESICELAKLYNKVKRLD, from the coding sequence ATGGGACTTCTAAGTAGAATTAAATCACATTTAAAAAAAAGAAAATTGAATAAAAGTCACTTAAATATATATGTTGATGTTTTTTCTTATATTGATGAGTCTTCAACTTTAGATGGTTGTAACAGAATAACTGGAAAATCATCAATTTATGACTCTCATATTGGGAAATATAGTTATGTTGCCGGAGCAAGCATAGGAAATGCGACAGTGGGAAAATTTTGCAGTATTGCAAAAGGAGCTAAAATAGGAGGGCTTGGTGCGCATCCAACAACTTTCATATCTTCTCATCCTATCTTTTATTCTACTAAGAAACAATGTGGGGTTACGTTTACTAGTAAGGATTATTTTTTAGAAAATGCGGATACAATATTAGGAAATGATGTATGGGTGGGTACGAATGCCATCATTATGGATGGGGTAACAATTGGTGATGGTGCCATAATAGGTGCAGGTGCAATTGTTACAAAAGACGTTCCACCATATGCAATCGTTGTTGGTGTTCCGGCAATTATAAAACGATACCGTTTTCCAACTGAACAGATTGAAATTTTAAAAAAAATTAAATGGTGGGATTGGCCTGAACAAGACCTAAAAAAAAATTCATTCCTATTTCGAGAGGATTTTAATGAAAGTATCTGTGAGTTAGCTAAATTATATAATAAAGTTAAAAGGCTAGATTAA
- the wcaK gene encoding colanic acid biosynthesis pyruvyl transferase WcaK: MKLLILGNHTCGNRGDSAILRGLLDAINILNPHAEVDVMSRYPVSSSWLLNRPVMGDPLFLQMKQHNSAAGVVGRVKKVLRRRYQHQVLLSRVTDTGKLRNIAIAQGFTDFVRLLSGYDAIIQVGGSFFVDLYGVPQFEHALCTFMAKKPLFIIGHSVGPFQDEQFNQLANYVFGHCDALILRESVSLDLMKRSNITTAKVEHGVDTAWLVDHHTEDFTASYAVQHWLDVAAQQKTVAITLRELAPFDKRLGTTQQAYEKAFAGVVNRILDEGYQVIALSTCTGIDSYNKDDRMVALNLRQHISDPARYHVVMDELNDLEMGKIFGACELTVGTRLHSAIISMNFATPAIAINYEHKSAGIMQQLGLPEMAIDIHHLLDGSLQAMVADTLGQLPALNARLSEAVSRERQTGMQMVQSVLERIGEAK; the protein is encoded by the coding sequence ATGAAATTACTTATTCTGGGCAACCACACTTGCGGCAACCGCGGCGACAGCGCCATCTTGCGCGGCTTACTTGATGCCATCAACATCCTCAATCCACACGCCGAAGTGGACGTAATGAGCCGCTATCCGGTCAGTTCTTCCTGGCTGCTCAACCGCCCGGTAATGGGTGATCCGCTGTTCCTGCAAATGAAACAACACAACAGCGCGGCGGGTGTGGTCGGGCGCGTAAAAAAAGTCCTCCGTCGCCGTTATCAACACCAGGTATTGCTCTCACGCGTCACCGACACTGGCAAGCTGCGTAATATCGCCATTGCCCAGGGATTTACTGACTTTGTGCGCCTGCTTTCAGGTTACGACGCCATTATCCAGGTCGGCGGTTCGTTTTTTGTTGATCTCTACGGCGTGCCGCAGTTTGAACATGCGCTTTGCACGTTTATGGCGAAAAAGCCGCTGTTTATAATTGGTCACAGCGTCGGCCCGTTCCAGGATGAGCAATTTAACCAACTGGCGAACTACGTATTCGGGCACTGCGACGCGCTGATCCTGCGCGAATCGGTAAGCCTGGATCTAATGAAACGCAGCAATATCACTACCGCAAAAGTTGAACATGGCGTCGATACCGCATGGCTGGTCGATCACCACACCGAAGACTTCACCGCCAGCTATGCCGTTCAACACTGGCTGGACGTTGCCGCACAACAGAAAACGGTGGCAATTACCCTGCGCGAACTGGCACCGTTCGACAAACGTCTCGGCACCACTCAACAAGCGTATGAAAAAGCCTTTGCCGGGGTGGTCAATCGCATTCTCGATGAAGGGTATCAGGTGATTGCGCTCTCCACCTGTACGGGCATCGACAGTTATAACAAAGACGACCGCATGGTGGCGCTCAACCTGCGTCAGCACATCAGCGATCCTGCCCGTTATCACGTGGTGATGGATGAGCTCAATGATCTGGAAATGGGCAAAATCTTCGGTGCCTGTGAACTCACCGTCGGTACGCGCCTGCACTCGGCTATTATCTCGATGAATTTTGCTACTCCGGCAATTGCCATCAACTACGAACATAAATCCGCCGGGATTATGCAGCAGTTGGGGCTACCAGAGATGGCGATTGATATTCATCATTTATTAGACGGCAGCCTGCAAGCGATGGTTGCGGATACCTTAGGCCAGCTTCCGGCGCTGAACGCACGACTTAGCGAAGCTGTCAGTCGTGAGCGTCAGACAGGAATGCAGATGGTGCAATCTGTGCTTGAGCGCATCGGGGAGGCGAAATGA
- the wcaL gene encoding colanic acid biosynthesis glycosyltransferase WcaL, protein MKVGFFLLKFPLSSETFVLNQITAFIDMGFEVEIVALQKGDTQNTHAAWTKYNLAARTRWLQDEPTGKVAKLRHRASQTLRGIHRKNTWQALNLKRYGAESRNLILSAICGQVATPFHADVFIAHFGPAGVTAAKLRELGVIRGKIATIFHGIDISSREVLNHYTPEYQQLFRRGDLMLPISDLWAGRLQKMGCPREKIAVSRMGVDMTRFSPRPVKAPATPLEIISVARLTEKKGLHVAIEACRQLKEQGVAFRYRILGIGPWERRLRTLIEQYQLEDVVEMPGFKPSHEVKAMLDDADVFLLPSVTGADGDMEGIPVALMEAMAVGIPVVSTLHSGIPELVEADKSGWLVPENDARALAQRLAAFSQLDTDELAPVVKRAREKVEHDFNQQVINRELASLLQAL, encoded by the coding sequence ATGAAGGTCGGCTTCTTTTTACTGAAATTTCCGCTGTCGTCGGAAACCTTCGTTCTCAACCAAATCACTGCGTTTATTGATATGGGCTTTGAGGTGGAGATTGTCGCGCTGCAAAAAGGCGATACGCAAAACACCCACGCGGCATGGACGAAATACAACCTTGCTGCCAGAACCCGCTGGTTACAGGATGAACCTACGGGCAAAGTGGCGAAGCTGCGCCACCGCGCCAGCCAGACCTTACGCGGCATTCATCGCAAAAATACCTGGCAGGCGCTCAACCTCAAACGCTATGGTGCCGAGTCGCGGAACCTGATTTTGTCTGCCATTTGTGGTCAGGTCGCAACACCGTTTCATGCTGATGTGTTTATCGCACATTTTGGCCCTGCGGGGGTAACCGCAGCAAAACTACGGGAACTGGGTGTCATTCGCGGCAAAATTGCCACTATCTTCCACGGCATTGATATCTCCAGTCGGGAAGTGCTCAACCATTACACTCCCGAATATCAACAACTGTTTCGCCGTGGCGACCTGATGTTACCGATTAGCGATCTGTGGGCCGGAAGGCTGCAAAAAATGGGCTGCCCGAGGGAAAAAATTGCCGTATCGCGCATGGGCGTGGACATGACGCGCTTTAGCCCGCGTCCGGTGAAAGCGCCCGCAACACCGCTGGAGATTATTTCCGTCGCACGCTTAACCGAGAAAAAAGGCCTGCATGTGGCGATCGAAGCCTGCCGTCAGTTGAAAGAGCAGGGCGTGGCATTTCGCTATCGCATCCTCGGCATTGGCCCGTGGGAACGACGCCTGCGCACCCTCATCGAACAATATCAACTGGAAGATGTGGTAGAGATGCCGGGCTTTAAACCGAGCCACGAAGTGAAGGCGATGCTCGACGACGCGGATGTCTTTCTGTTGCCATCGGTAACGGGTGCGGATGGTGATATGGAAGGTATTCCGGTGGCGCTGATGGAAGCGATGGCGGTCGGCATTCCGGTGGTTTCTACTCTGCATAGCGGAATACCGGAACTGGTGGAGGCCGATAAATCCGGCTGGCTGGTGCCTGAGAACGATGCTCGCGCACTGGCGCAACGACTGGCGGCGTTTAGCCAACTGGACACCGACGAACTTGCTCCGGTCGTCAAACGTGCTCGCGAAAAAGTCGAACACGATTTTAACCAGCAGGTGATTAATCGAGAACTCGCCAGCTTATTGCAGGCTTTATAG
- the galF gene encoding UTP--glucose-1-phosphate uridylyltransferase GalF, whose product MTNLKAVIPVAGLGMHMLPATKAIPKEMLPIVDKPMIQYIVDEIVAAGIKEILLVTHASKNAVENHFDTSYELESLLELRVKRQLLAEVQSICPPGVTIMNVRQGEPLGLGHSILCARPAIGDNPFVVVLPDVIIDNASADPLRYNLAAMIARFNETGRSQVLAKRMPGDLSEYSVIQTKDPLDREGKVSRIVEFIEKPDQPQTLDSDIMAVGRYVLSADIWPELERTQPGAWGRIQLTDAIAEMAKKQSVDAMLMTGDSYDCGKKMGYMQAFVKYGLRNLKEGAKFRKGIEKLLSE is encoded by the coding sequence ATGACTAATTTAAAAGCAGTTATACCGGTAGCTGGTCTTGGTATGCACATGTTGCCCGCCACAAAAGCGATCCCTAAAGAGATGCTACCGATCGTTGACAAGCCAATGATTCAGTACATTGTTGACGAGATTGTGGCTGCTGGGATCAAAGAAATCCTCCTGGTGACTCACGCGTCCAAGAATGCGGTCGAAAACCACTTCGACACCTCTTATGAATTAGAATCCCTCCTTGAACTGCGCGTGAAGCGTCAGTTGTTGGCAGAAGTACAGTCCATCTGCCCGCCGGGCGTGACCATTATGAACGTGCGTCAGGGCGAACCATTAGGTTTAGGCCACTCGATTTTGTGTGCTCGACCAGCCATTGGCGACAACCCATTTGTTGTAGTGCTGCCAGATGTCATTATTGATAACGCTTCTGCGGATCCTCTGCGTTATAACCTTGCCGCAATGATTGCACGTTTCAACGAAACGGGCCGTAGCCAGGTGCTTGCAAAACGTATGCCGGGTGATCTCTCTGAATACTCCGTCATCCAGACCAAAGATCCGCTAGATCGTGAGGGTAAAGTCAGCCGCATTGTTGAATTTATCGAAAAACCGGATCAGCCACAGACGCTGGACTCAGACATCATGGCTGTAGGACGTTATGTGCTTTCTGCCGATATTTGGCCAGAACTTGAACGCACTCAACCTGGCGCATGGGGACGTATTCAACTGACCGATGCGATTGCTGAAATGGCGAAAAAACAGTCTGTTGATGCAATGCTGATGACCGGTGACAGTTACGACTGCGGTAAAAAAATGGGTTATATGCAGGCGTTTGTGAAGTATGGACTGCGCAATTTGAAAGAAGGGGCGAAGTTCCGCAAAGGGATTGAGAAGCTGTTAAGTGAATAA
- the wzxC gene encoding colanic acid undecaprenyl disphosphate flippase WzxC codes for MSLREKTISGAKWSAIATVIIIGLGLVQMTVLARIIDNHQFGLLTVSLVIIALADTLSDFGIANSIIQRKEISHLELTTLYWLNVGLGIVVCVAVFLLSDAIGDVLNNPDLAPLIKTLSLAFVVIPHGQQFRALMQKELEFNKIGMIETSAVLAGFTFTVVSAHFWPLAMTAILGYLVNSAVRTLLFGYFGRKIYRPGLHFSLASVVPNLRFGAWLTADSIINYLNTNLSTLVLARILGAGVAGGYNLAYNVAVVPPMKLNPIITRVLFPAFAKIQDDTEKLRVNFYKLLSVVGIINFPALLGLMVVSNNFVPLVFGEKWNSIIPVLQLLCIVGLLRSVGNPIGSLLMAKARVDISFKFNVFKTFLFIPAIVIGGQMAGAIGVTLGFLLVQIINTILSYFVMIKPVLGSSYRQYILSLWLPFYLSLPTLVVSYALGIVLKGQLVLGMLLAVQIAAGVLAFVVMIVLSRHPLVVEVKRQFCRSEKMKMLLRAG; via the coding sequence ATGAGCTTACGTGAAAAAACCATCAGCGGCGCGAAGTGGTCGGCGATTGCTACGGTGATCATCATCGGCCTCGGGCTAGTGCAGATGACCGTGCTGGCGCGGATTATCGACAACCACCAGTTCGGTTTGCTTACCGTTTCGCTGGTGATTATCGCGCTGGCAGACACGCTTTCTGACTTCGGTATCGCTAACTCGATTATTCAGCGAAAAGAAATCAGCCATCTTGAACTCACCACGCTGTACTGGTTGAACGTCGGGCTGGGGATCGTGGTGTGCGTGGCGGTGTTTTTGTTGAGTGATGCCATTGGTGACGTGCTGAATAACCCGGATCTGGCGCCGTTGATTAAAACATTGTCGCTGGCGTTTGTGGTGATCCCCCACGGGCAACAGTTCCGCGCGTTGATGCAAAAGGAGCTTGAGTTCAACAAAATCGGCATGATCGAAACCAGCGCGGTGCTGGCGGGCTTTACTTTTACGGTGGTTAGCGCCCATTTCTGGCCGCTGGCGATGACCGCCATCCTCGGTTATCTGGTCAATAGTGCGGTGAGAACGCTGCTGTTTGGCTACTTTGGCCGCAAAATTTATCGTCCCGGTCTGCATTTCTCGCTGGCGTCTGTTGTGCCGAACTTACGCTTTGGTGCCTGGCTGACGGCGGACAGCATCATCAACTATCTCAATACCAACCTTTCAACGCTGGTGCTGGCGCGTATTCTCGGCGCGGGCGTGGCAGGGGGATACAACCTGGCGTACAACGTGGCCGTTGTGCCGCCGATGAAACTGAACCCGATCATCACCCGCGTGTTGTTTCCGGCGTTTGCCAAAATTCAGGACGACACCGAAAAGCTGCGCGTTAACTTCTACAAGCTGCTGTCGGTGGTGGGGATTATCAATTTTCCGGCACTGCTGGGGCTGATGGTGGTGTCGAATAACTTTGTACCGCTGGTCTTTGGTGAGAAGTGGAACAGCATTATTCCGGTGCTGCAATTGCTGTGTATTGTGGGGCTACTGCGCTCCGTGGGTAACCCCATTGGCTCGCTGCTGATGGCGAAAGCGCGGGTGGATATCAGCTTTAAATTCAATGTATTCAAAACCTTTCTGTTTATTCCGGCGATTGTTATTGGCGGACAGATGGCGGGTGCAATCGGCGTCACGCTTGGTTTCCTGCTGGTACAGATTATCAACACCATTCTGAGTTATTTCGTGATGATTAAACCGGTGCTCGGTTCCAGTTATCGCCAGTACATCCTGAGTTTATGGCTGCCGTTTTATCTCTCGCTGCCGACGCTGGTGGTTAGTTATGCACTGGGCATTGTGCTGAAAGGCCAACTGGTGCTGGGAATGCTGCTGGCGGTGCAAATAGCCGCGGGCGTGCTGGCGTTTGTGGTGATGATTGTGCTGTCGCGCCATCCGCTGGTGGTGGAAGTGAAGCGTCAGTTTTGTCGCAGCGAAAAAATGAAAATGCTTTTACGGGCGGGGTGA
- a CDS encoding glycosyltransferase, translated as MKLFYRVNDYHPFDIKDSSAASSVRHRVDRVCRCLPDATKSIIYSIVKEKNVLLIKRNVNNTENNQQCITYFVPSNPLGILIKIFLSLCLMIYLLFKTLKKENYLLIYNLLPVHIFPYLIASYIYPSFLKKTIFQVEELYSMYNFSFIKNLLNLHSEKFVFRNGLNFIVVNENVKKIIKQKKAKSIVDYGYNTRNSKAYNKLSVSDTIVYTGRLDYVGGVEVLLEAISNLPSDIRNKFVITGYGGLKEQVVAHANELNIKFKGFLSEADYDSLLSSAKISINPLRSKCNFSLYSFPSKVLQYLEYGCVVISSGIEQPELEYYFSDELFSYKNDDARTLSMLIMEINSRNFDKVKIIDKYHVFMKNKEKKLRAFFLSVFEG; from the coding sequence GTGAAACTCTTCTACAGAGTAAATGATTATCATCCTTTTGACATAAAGGATAGTTCTGCAGCTAGTTCAGTTCGACACAGAGTCGACCGAGTTTGCAGATGTCTTCCGGATGCCACCAAATCAATAATATATTCAATTGTAAAAGAAAAAAATGTTTTATTGATTAAACGAAATGTGAATAATACTGAAAACAACCAACAGTGCATAACATATTTTGTTCCTTCAAATCCTTTAGGGATACTTATAAAAATATTTCTTTCGCTCTGTCTAATGATATATTTATTATTTAAAACTTTAAAGAAAGAAAATTATCTCCTTATATACAATTTATTGCCAGTTCATATTTTTCCGTATCTTATAGCGTCTTATATATATCCGAGTTTTTTGAAAAAAACAATTTTTCAGGTTGAAGAATTATATAGCATGTACAATTTTTCGTTTATTAAGAACCTTTTAAATCTTCACTCAGAAAAGTTTGTTTTTAGAAATGGTCTTAACTTTATAGTTGTTAATGAGAATGTTAAAAAAATTATTAAGCAAAAAAAAGCAAAATCAATAGTTGATTATGGGTACAATACAAGGAATAGCAAGGCTTACAATAAGTTAAGTGTATCAGATACTATTGTTTATACTGGAAGGTTAGACTATGTTGGGGGGGTTGAGGTACTTTTAGAAGCAATAAGTAACCTACCTAGTGATATTAGAAATAAATTTGTTATAACAGGTTATGGGGGATTAAAAGAACAGGTGGTTGCTCATGCAAATGAGCTGAATATTAAATTTAAAGGATTTCTTAGCGAAGCTGATTATGATTCATTATTATCTAGTGCAAAAATTAGTATTAATCCACTAAGATCAAAATGTAATTTTTCTTTATATTCATTTCCTTCGAAAGTACTTCAATATCTGGAATATGGATGTGTCGTTATCTCAAGTGGAATAGAGCAGCCAGAATTGGAATATTATTTTTCTGATGAATTATTTTCATATAAGAATGATGATGCTCGGACACTCAGTATGTTAATTATGGAAATAAATTCGCGTAACTTCGATAAAGTAAAAATTATAGATAAATATCACGTCTTTATGAAAAATAAAGAAAAAAAGCTACGCGCCTTCTTCTTATCTGTATTTGAGGGATAA
- the wcaM gene encoding colanic acid biosynthesis protein WcaM, protein MPFKKLSRRTFLTASSALAFLHTPFARALPARTSVNINDYNSHDWIASFKQAFSEGQTVVVPAGLVCDNINTGIFIPPGKTLHILGSLRGNGRGRFVLQDGSQVKGEKGGSMHNITLDVRGSDCTIKGLAMSGFGPVTQIYIGGKNKRVMRNLTIDNLTVSHANYAILRQGFHNQIIGANITNCKFSDLQGDAIEWNVAINDRDILISDHLIERINCTNGKINWGIGIGLAGSTYDNNYPEDQAVKNFVVANITGSDCRQLIHVENGKHFVIRNVNAKNITPDYSKKAGIDNATIAIYGCDNFIIDNIDIANSAGLLIGYGVIKGKYLSIPQNFKLNNIRLDNTQLTRKLRGIQISAGNAISFVALTNIEMKHASLELHNQPQHLFMRNINVMQEFSVGPALTMNFDLRQDVRGKFMAKKETLLSLVNVHAVNEKGQNSVDIDRINHHVVNVEKVSFELPPRIR, encoded by the coding sequence ATGCCATTTAAAAAACTCTCCCGACGCACCTTCCTGACGGCAAGCTCCGCGCTTGCCTTCCTCCATACCCCTTTCGCTCGCGCACTTCCCGCCCGAACAAGCGTTAACATTAACGACTACAACTCTCACGACTGGATCGCCTCATTTAAACAAGCCTTCAGCGAAGGGCAAACGGTCGTCGTGCCTGCCGGATTGGTTTGTGACAATATCAACACCGGCATCTTCATCCCCCCTGGTAAAACGTTACACATCCTTGGAAGCCTGCGCGGTAACGGCAGAGGGCGTTTTGTCTTACAGGACGGCAGCCAGGTGAAAGGGGAGAAGGGCGGCAGTATGCATAACATCACCCTGGATGTGCGCGGCTCTGACTGCACCATCAAAGGGCTGGCGATGAGCGGCTTTGGCCCGGTAACGCAGATTTATATTGGCGGCAAAAACAAACGGGTTATGCGCAACCTGACCATCGATAACCTCACCGTTAGCCACGCTAACTACGCCATCTTACGCCAGGGATTTCATAACCAGATTATCGGTGCCAATATCACCAATTGTAAGTTCAGCGACTTACAGGGCGACGCCATTGAATGGAATGTGGCGATTAACGACCGTGATATTTTGATCTCCGACCATCTCATCGAGCGTATCAACTGTACCAACGGCAAAATCAACTGGGGCATCGGCATAGGCCTTGCGGGGAGTACTTACGATAACAACTACCCGGAAGACCAGGCAGTGAAAAACTTTGTCGTGGCGAATATCACGGGATCGGACTGTCGGCAGTTGATTCATGTTGAGAACGGCAAACATTTCGTCATCCGTAACGTAAATGCGAAGAACATAACACCGGATTACAGCAAAAAAGCAGGTATTGATAACGCAACGATTGCCATATATGGCTGTGATAATTTCATAATCGATAATATAGATATAGCTAATAGCGCTGGGTTATTAATTGGTTATGGCGTAATCAAAGGAAAATACTTATCGATCCCACAAAATTTTAAGCTCAATAACATTCGTTTGGATAATACACAGCTGACCAGAAAATTACGCGGAATTCAGATTTCTGCCGGAAATGCGATCTCTTTTGTTGCACTCACCAATATTGAAATGAAACACGCATCACTGGAACTACATAACCAGCCGCAACACCTTTTTATGAGAAATATCAATGTGATGCAGGAATTTTCTGTTGGGCCTGCATTGACCATGAACTTCGACTTGCGCCAGGACGTTCGCGGTAAATTCATGGCTAAAAAAGAGACATTGCTATCTCTGGTTAATGTTCATGCAGTGAATGAAAAAGGGCAAAATTCAGTCGATATCGACAGGATTAATCACCATGTGGTTAATGTGGAGAAGGTGAGTTTTGAGCTGCCACCACGCATTAGATAG
- a CDS encoding flippase, with the protein MLKTLIKKTKLNFEIQKIILNAGWLLFDKFIRLMFGLLVGVWIARYLGPGTYGQLAYIVTLVSLFQVVVSLGMDTILVREITCNKNEAAQILGSAIFMRFIVGCISIVLLIGGVTIFNGAYFGVLTLLASGGLLLQCTDTIDIWFQSQSQSKRTVIAKLCSYTITNILRIILIIYNAPLWTFALLLSIDASLSALALTFAYKTFKTAHRWHVSLLRCKALLSESWPFLISGISIILYMRIDQVLIKNIMGEKPLGIYSAAIQFSTLWNFIPLTLSVSLAPYVARKKKESEQIYYQTLCNIFLIFSIIGWCITLTIITLSPFIIEFMLGANYKDGVGVLSIHVITNLFICLGISQSLWIVNERKGTFILYKSITGLVVSVIANIILIPLYGIKGAAIASVLSQITASTIFNLCFAKKIFFMQLKSLFFLR; encoded by the coding sequence ATGCTGAAGACTCTTATAAAAAAAACAAAACTCAACTTTGAAATACAAAAAATAATTTTAAATGCTGGATGGTTGTTATTTGATAAGTTTATTCGATTAATGTTCGGCTTGTTAGTTGGTGTCTGGATTGCACGCTATCTAGGGCCTGGGACATATGGTCAGCTAGCTTATATTGTTACTCTTGTAAGTTTATTTCAAGTTGTTGTATCTCTCGGAATGGATACAATTTTAGTGCGTGAGATTACGTGCAATAAAAATGAAGCTGCCCAAATTTTAGGAAGCGCTATATTTATGCGTTTCATTGTTGGTTGTATAAGCATAGTATTACTTATTGGTGGTGTAACTATATTCAATGGTGCATATTTTGGAGTATTAACATTATTGGCAAGTGGCGGATTATTATTACAATGCACAGATACTATAGATATTTGGTTTCAAAGTCAGAGCCAAAGTAAAAGAACTGTTATAGCAAAGCTATGCTCTTACACAATTACGAATATATTACGGATTATCCTCATAATATATAATGCACCATTATGGACTTTTGCTCTTTTGCTAAGTATTGATGCATCATTATCTGCTCTAGCTTTGACGTTTGCTTATAAAACATTTAAAACAGCGCATAGATGGCACGTAAGTTTATTACGATGCAAGGCGCTACTGTCAGAGTCATGGCCTTTTTTAATAAGCGGAATATCTATCATATTATACATGAGGATCGATCAAGTTTTGATAAAAAATATAATGGGAGAAAAACCGCTAGGTATTTATTCAGCTGCAATACAATTTTCTACATTATGGAATTTTATCCCATTGACTTTATCGGTAAGTTTAGCTCCTTATGTGGCAAGGAAAAAAAAAGAAAGTGAACAGATATATTATCAAACTCTGTGTAATATATTTTTAATATTTTCAATTATCGGATGGTGTATAACATTAACTATTATTACTTTATCGCCATTCATAATAGAATTTATGTTAGGTGCCAATTATAAAGATGGCGTTGGCGTTCTTTCTATCCATGTTATAACCAATTTATTCATATGTTTAGGAATTTCACAGAGTCTCTGGATTGTTAATGAGAGAAAGGGTACTTTCATCCTTTACAAGTCAATTACAGGGCTTGTTGTCAGTGTTATAGCAAATATCATTCTTATTCCGCTATATGGCATCAAAGGCGCAGCGATAGCGTCAGTTCTCTCACAAATTACAGCTTCTACAATTTTTAATCTGTGTTTTGCGAAGAAGATTTTTTTTATGCAATTGAAAAGTTTGTTTTTCCTTAGATAA